A region from the Desulfomarina profundi genome encodes:
- the panC gene encoding pantoate--beta-alanine ligase, producing the protein MKIIHTIEEMRDRAEGLRIEGKTISFVPTMGYLHEGHLSLLRIARQKGDDLALSIFVNPAQFGPNEDLSTYPRSLEKDLELAEKEGVDVVFVPMDSSLYPEGYQTYVELEKLPAHLCGLSRPVFFKGIATVVTQLFNIVKPHVAVFGEKDFQQLAIIRQMVKDLKFDIEIIGGPIIREADGLAMSSRNAYLDESMRPAALSLSRALARAKEMVRSGIIDSERIEREARAILSAFPDIAIDYISICDPFSLDGVQQVRGKTLMALAVNLRKIRLIDNTVLDPES; encoded by the coding sequence ATTAAGATTATTCATACAATAGAAGAAATGCGGGATCGGGCAGAAGGCCTGAGGATAGAGGGAAAAACCATCAGCTTTGTTCCGACAATGGGTTATCTCCACGAGGGGCATCTGTCTCTTCTACGCATAGCCCGGCAGAAAGGGGACGACCTTGCCCTGTCAATTTTTGTAAATCCTGCCCAGTTCGGACCGAATGAAGATTTGAGTACCTATCCCCGTTCTCTGGAAAAGGATCTTGAACTGGCTGAGAAAGAGGGTGTCGATGTTGTTTTTGTACCAATGGACTCAAGTTTATACCCGGAAGGGTATCAGACTTACGTAGAGTTGGAAAAATTGCCAGCTCACCTGTGCGGCCTGTCACGTCCGGTATTCTTTAAAGGAATTGCCACGGTCGTAACCCAGTTGTTTAACATCGTCAAACCCCATGTGGCTGTTTTTGGAGAAAAAGATTTTCAGCAACTGGCAATAATCCGTCAGATGGTGAAGGACCTGAAATTTGATATTGAAATCATTGGAGGACCGATAATCCGGGAGGCTGACGGTCTGGCCATGAGTTCCAGGAATGCCTATCTTGACGAATCCATGAGGCCTGCGGCGTTGAGCCTTTCACGGGCACTTGCAAGGGCAAAGGAAATGGTGCGGTCAGGGATTATAGACTCAGAACGCATTGAACGGGAGGCCAGAGCCATTCTCTCTGCCTTTCCTGACATTGCCATTGATTATATTTCTATTTGTGATCCGTTCAGCCTGGATGGAGTTCAGCAGGTCAGGGGGAAGACACTGATGGCCCTGGCTGTGAATCTGAGAAAAATAAGGCTGATAGATAATACAGTTCTGGATCCGGAATCCTGA
- a CDS encoding HAMP domain-containing protein, which yields MRKIRTKLLLAFIFISLIPLVSIGWYALSNISNSLKSSITAKLNDKVHLISFEIEDFLKNVSNDLFYLRDSVTLRTLIGDVFSPSANDINTLRKNLEKDFLAFSKHKKIYHQVRFLDATGMEVVRVDRNQGESAIVAKDRLQNKKKRYYFADTAELNNGQLMISPLDLNRERGKVEQPLRPVIRYGTPVYDKSNQFKGIVLFNVMADKFLKLVREKNRGYEQLYFIDNKGYYYSHRNAKKEWGSQTDLNTGENFKTDFPGAAKQIISAQNPNTIILQDNLIASAPVFVDKKKYTLLGNVVEVVPATEVYRSVTTFRNVFLGISMVVFIATLFLAVVLAKSITDPIIYLTKTTEAMSKGELTSSVVVASKDETKLLAEAIERLRKSMVILLKRKQK from the coding sequence ATGAGAAAAATCAGGACTAAACTTTTACTTGCCTTTATATTCATTTCACTGATCCCGCTTGTATCAATAGGCTGGTATGCTTTAAGCAATATCAGCAACTCATTGAAATCCTCAATTACCGCTAAACTGAATGATAAAGTGCACCTGATTTCCTTTGAAATTGAAGATTTTTTGAAAAATGTCTCCAATGACCTTTTCTACCTCCGCGACTCCGTGACCCTGCGAACCCTGATTGGTGATGTTTTTTCACCGTCTGCAAATGATATAAATACACTCAGGAAAAACCTCGAAAAAGATTTCCTTGCCTTTTCTAAACACAAAAAGATTTATCACCAGGTCCGGTTCCTGGATGCGACTGGAATGGAGGTCGTCAGGGTTGACAGAAACCAGGGTGAAAGCGCAATAGTGGCAAAAGACAGGCTGCAGAACAAGAAAAAACGCTATTATTTTGCTGACACGGCAGAACTGAACAACGGACAGCTCATGATCTCTCCACTTGACCTGAATCGCGAAAGAGGAAAAGTCGAGCAGCCGCTCCGACCGGTCATCAGGTATGGCACTCCAGTATATGACAAAAGCAACCAGTTCAAGGGAATTGTCTTGTTCAACGTAATGGCCGACAAATTCCTCAAACTTGTGAGAGAAAAGAACAGAGGCTATGAGCAGCTCTATTTCATAGATAATAAAGGATATTACTATTCGCATCGCAACGCCAAAAAAGAATGGGGCAGCCAGACAGATCTGAATACCGGAGAAAACTTCAAAACCGATTTCCCGGGCGCCGCAAAACAGATCATCAGTGCTCAAAATCCCAATACGATAATCCTGCAGGACAATCTCATTGCTTCTGCACCTGTTTTTGTCGATAAGAAAAAATATACTCTCCTTGGTAATGTTGTGGAGGTGGTTCCTGCCACTGAAGTCTATCGGTCCGTCACGACATTCAGGAATGTTTTTCTGGGAATAAGCATGGTTGTTTTTATCGCAACCCTGTTCCTGGCGGTGGTCCTTGCAAAATCAATTACTGATCCGATAATTTACCTGACCAAAACCACAGAGGCTATGAGCAAAGGAGAACTCACTTCTTCAGTTGTTGTTGCTTCAAAAGATGAAACAAAACTGCTGGCGGAAGCAATTGAACGGTTAAGAAAATCCATGGTTATCCTGTTAAAACGGAAACAGAAATAA
- a CDS encoding IclR family transcriptional regulator, giving the protein MENSNQQQEKPANSSSAEKALNILLAFAPYNNEMGTTELSRKLGIHKSTTSRLIKLLVATNFLQQNPITRKYMLGKSALKIGTATTRSINSKLLVIAQPYLTELSQMMGESVALEMLSGTNVVLALHVEGPSHIRFNFQQGEQVPINVAAGAKVILSHSDPKFLELCLQQKFTRFNENTIVTRKDYLNLLKEIKQTGIAYDRGERYRDTHAMAAAIHSPDGAPKAAVVIAGPAFRMTSDFLETAIPTLRETAKKISNHLF; this is encoded by the coding sequence TTGGAAAACAGTAACCAACAACAGGAAAAACCGGCGAACAGTTCATCGGCGGAAAAAGCGCTCAACATCCTCCTCGCTTTCGCTCCATACAACAATGAAATGGGAACGACTGAGCTGAGCCGAAAGCTCGGTATCCATAAATCAACAACCAGCAGGCTGATCAAACTTCTCGTTGCCACCAATTTTCTGCAGCAGAACCCGATCACCAGAAAATACATGCTGGGGAAATCAGCCCTGAAAATTGGCACGGCCACCACCAGATCAATCAACAGCAAACTGCTGGTGATCGCCCAGCCATATCTCACCGAGCTTTCACAGATGATGGGAGAAAGTGTCGCCCTTGAAATGCTTTCGGGCACCAATGTAGTTCTTGCCCTTCATGTGGAAGGACCGAGCCATATCAGGTTCAACTTCCAGCAGGGAGAACAGGTACCGATCAACGTCGCCGCCGGAGCCAAGGTTATCCTGTCACATAGTGATCCGAAATTTCTAGAACTCTGCCTGCAACAGAAATTTACACGGTTCAACGAAAACACAATAGTCACCAGAAAAGATTACCTCAACCTGTTAAAAGAAATTAAACAGACCGGAATTGCCTATGACAGGGGTGAGCGCTACCGGGATACCCATGCCATGGCTGCAGCTATACACAGCCCGGACGGCGCCCCGAAAGCTGCAGTGGTCATAGCCGGCCCGGCATTTCGCATGACATCCGATTTCCTGGAGACGGCAATTCCCACACTCCGTGAAACCGCCAAAAAGATATCAAATCATCTGTTTTGA
- a CDS encoding molybdopterin-dependent oxidoreductase, with the protein MSEQVFTNCTNAGPVSVYVKDGKVTRMRPLVADEKDFKPWTIEAGGKKYSPPKKFAVAPYVHADRRRLYSEERIKYPMKRVDFDPDGERNPQNRGKSPYERISWDEALDIVAGEIKRVKDTYGGAAISGMTSSHHNWGIVGYKMGPFARFMNLLEYTPVLDNPDSWEGWHWGATHTYGFYWRLGMPEQYDLLEDSLKNAEMIVLWSNDPDTTRGTYTGQDSALWRQWLKEKGVKMVFIDPFYNFTAGVMDGKWIAPRIGTDTCLAMAIAHVWITEDIYDKEYVRDRTVGFDEFKEYVLGNTDGQPKTPEWAENESGVKARVIRALAREWAAKRTILSGGARGGEGGACRQAYGTEWARMMVLLQGMQGLGKPGRTIWGTTMGAPSDTKHWFPAYADLQGRVSTADIAKYVPMNPTKQRLWRLTLPDAVLDPPVSWYGEGFCGQSLEQQFTHFEYPMEGYPEIRLFYRYGGSFMGTMSDTTKWVKMYQSPKLEFVVNQDIWFNSETRMADIILPACSNFERDDVGEWGACGGYTCHASSGCNYRIVVRQQKCIEPLWESKSDYQILTLLAERLGMKEEFTDGRTELDWVKAFYESSDLPGLVSWEEFNKKGYHIINIPDDYKSTPSLRWFAEGRDCDTPDTNNPKRNTEKAKELGTYSGKIEFSSESLKANFPDDEERPVSPKYIPSWEGHHSEMYREYPLQLMSPHPRFTFHCHYDKHTDWLDDIPGHRIKKDGYAWWPARISPEDAALRGIQNGDIVRLYNHRASVLCIAVVTERIRPGIIHSYASSAKYDPLVPGQADSPDRGGCVNMLTPSRMVSKNVPGMTPNSCLIEIEKWEG; encoded by the coding sequence ATGAGTGAACAGGTTTTTACCAATTGTACAAACGCCGGACCCGTCAGCGTCTATGTCAAGGATGGGAAAGTAACACGAATGCGGCCGCTGGTGGCAGATGAAAAGGATTTCAAGCCATGGACCATTGAGGCGGGAGGAAAGAAATATTCGCCACCCAAAAAATTTGCGGTAGCTCCCTATGTCCATGCGGATCGGCGCCGACTTTATTCCGAAGAACGGATAAAATACCCCATGAAGCGGGTCGACTTTGATCCCGACGGTGAAAGAAATCCCCAGAATCGGGGCAAATCCCCCTACGAGCGGATCTCCTGGGACGAGGCTTTGGACATTGTTGCCGGAGAAATCAAAAGGGTCAAGGACACGTATGGTGGTGCAGCCATCAGCGGGATGACGTCATCACACCACAACTGGGGAATTGTCGGTTACAAAATGGGGCCGTTTGCCCGCTTTATGAATCTGTTGGAGTATACCCCCGTACTGGACAATCCGGACAGCTGGGAGGGTTGGCACTGGGGAGCTACTCATACATACGGTTTCTACTGGCGGCTTGGAATGCCGGAGCAGTACGATCTTCTTGAGGATTCCCTGAAAAATGCGGAGATGATTGTACTCTGGTCCAATGATCCCGATACGACCAGGGGTACCTATACCGGTCAGGACTCCGCCCTCTGGCGTCAGTGGTTGAAGGAAAAGGGTGTGAAGATGGTTTTTATCGATCCCTTTTATAATTTTACCGCAGGGGTTATGGACGGCAAATGGATCGCACCGAGAATCGGGACCGATACCTGCCTGGCAATGGCTATTGCCCATGTCTGGATCACGGAAGATATCTACGACAAGGAGTATGTCCGGGACCGGACAGTAGGATTTGACGAATTCAAGGAATATGTTCTTGGTAATACTGACGGCCAGCCTAAGACTCCGGAATGGGCCGAAAATGAATCCGGTGTAAAGGCCAGAGTGATTCGTGCCCTGGCCAGGGAATGGGCGGCAAAACGGACAATCCTCTCGGGTGGCGCAAGAGGCGGTGAGGGTGGTGCATGCCGCCAGGCTTACGGTACGGAATGGGCTAGAATGATGGTTCTGCTTCAGGGAATGCAGGGACTGGGAAAACCCGGTCGCACCATCTGGGGAACCACCATGGGCGCTCCCTCCGACACCAAACACTGGTTTCCAGCTTATGCTGATCTCCAGGGCCGGGTATCCACCGCGGATATCGCAAAATATGTGCCCATGAATCCAACAAAACAGCGACTGTGGAGGCTCACACTGCCTGATGCGGTTCTTGACCCGCCGGTCAGCTGGTACGGAGAAGGGTTCTGTGGTCAGTCACTTGAACAGCAGTTTACCCATTTTGAGTATCCCATGGAGGGGTACCCGGAAATCAGGCTGTTCTATCGATATGGCGGTTCCTTCATGGGTACCATGAGTGATACAACCAAATGGGTAAAAATGTACCAGAGCCCGAAACTTGAATTTGTCGTCAACCAGGATATCTGGTTTAACAGCGAAACCCGTATGGCTGATATCATTCTCCCTGCATGTTCCAATTTTGAACGGGACGATGTGGGTGAGTGGGGAGCGTGCGGCGGGTATACCTGCCATGCTTCCAGTGGCTGTAATTACCGGATTGTTGTTCGTCAACAGAAATGTATCGAGCCGCTGTGGGAATCAAAATCCGATTATCAGATCCTTACCCTGCTGGCGGAGCGCCTCGGGATGAAGGAAGAGTTCACAGATGGTCGTACCGAGCTGGACTGGGTCAAGGCATTCTATGAATCATCGGATCTGCCGGGCCTGGTGAGCTGGGAAGAGTTCAACAAAAAAGGCTATCACATTATCAATATTCCCGATGATTATAAATCCACCCCGTCGCTGCGCTGGTTTGCTGAAGGCCGTGACTGTGACACGCCTGATACAAACAATCCGAAACGGAACACGGAAAAAGCGAAAGAACTGGGGACGTACTCCGGCAAGATCGAGTTCTCCTCCGAGAGCCTCAAGGCCAATTTCCCGGATGACGAGGAGAGGCCGGTATCTCCGAAGTATATACCAAGCTGGGAAGGTCATCACAGCGAGATGTACAGGGAATATCCCCTGCAACTGATGTCTCCCCATCCCCGGTTCACCTTTCATTGCCATTACGATAAGCATACGGACTGGCTTGATGATATTCCGGGACATCGTATTAAAAAAGACGGTTATGCCTGGTGGCCGGCCAGGATCAGTCCGGAAGATGCTGCTCTTCGCGGCATACAGAATGGTGATATTGTCCGGCTGTATAATCACAGGGCTTCTGTACTCTGTATTGCCGTGGTCACTGAACGTATCCGGCCCGGGATTATTCACAGCTATGCCTCTTCCGCGAAATATGATCCACTGGTACCCGGGCAGGCAGACTCCCCGGACCGGGGTGGCTGCGTGAATATGCTGACACCTTCGCGGATGGTCTCAAAAAATGTTCCGGGCATGACACCGAATTCGTGTCTGATTGAAATTGAAAAATGGGAGGGTTAA
- a CDS encoding 4Fe-4S dicluster domain-containing protein: MSRYSILIDVSKCNGCYNCFLACRDEYFGNDYLPLSAAQPLNDQFWLQMKEIERGVYPKPKLSYIPTPCMHCESAPCIDAAKDGAVYRREDGIVIIDPEKAKGQERIANACPYRVIYWNEEKEIPQKCTMCAHRLDEGVKQPRCVESCPTGAMVFGDLDDPKSEIAKLAAKLPVEDFHPEYGTAPLVKYVGLPRRFVAGEVVFSDKEGECAQGVVVKLTGDGLSLETITDLFGDFEFEGLEKNKSYQVSVSADGYQGRDVEFKTFKDVNLGEIVLNPAG, translated from the coding sequence ATGTCACGATACTCCATACTGATAGATGTAAGCAAATGCAACGGTTGTTATAACTGCTTCCTTGCCTGCCGTGATGAATATTTCGGGAATGACTACCTGCCCCTTTCGGCGGCTCAGCCACTCAATGACCAGTTCTGGCTGCAGATGAAGGAAATTGAGCGGGGTGTATACCCCAAGCCCAAACTGTCCTACATTCCCACGCCGTGCATGCACTGTGAATCCGCACCTTGTATTGACGCGGCAAAGGATGGTGCAGTGTATCGCAGGGAGGACGGGATTGTCATTATTGATCCGGAAAAGGCCAAAGGTCAGGAAAGAATCGCCAACGCCTGTCCCTACAGGGTGATTTACTGGAATGAGGAAAAGGAAATACCACAGAAGTGTACAATGTGTGCCCATCGACTGGATGAGGGCGTCAAACAACCCCGCTGTGTCGAGTCCTGCCCCACCGGAGCCATGGTTTTCGGTGATCTGGATGATCCGAAAAGTGAAATTGCAAAGCTTGCCGCCAAACTGCCGGTGGAAGATTTTCATCCGGAGTATGGCACTGCACCTCTGGTGAAGTATGTTGGACTTCCCAGGCGATTTGTGGCTGGAGAGGTCGTTTTTTCAGATAAGGAAGGTGAGTGCGCCCAGGGTGTCGTGGTCAAATTGACCGGAGATGGCCTGAGCCTTGAAACCATCACGGATCTTTTTGGTGATTTTGAATTTGAAGGGCTTGAAAAAAACAAAAGCTATCAGGTCAGCGTTTCGGCAGACGGATATCAAGGCCGGGATGTTGAGTTTAAAACATTCAAGGATGTCAATCTCGGTGAGATTGTGCTCAATCCTGCCGGGTAA
- a CDS encoding cupin domain-containing protein — protein MISVKDAEGTPYEAAKHSEVYGLQKITEAVSKRTTVCYSYFQPNGGAEMSSSPKERIYYVVKGSITVSGPDEKHVLNEGDLIYIAPGEERDMVINGGKPAEVLVTIVTP, from the coding sequence ATGATAAGTGTAAAAGACGCGGAAGGTACTCCATACGAAGCCGCGAAACATTCTGAAGTATACGGACTCCAGAAGATTACAGAAGCAGTGTCGAAACGGACCACCGTCTGTTATTCTTATTTCCAGCCCAATGGCGGTGCGGAAATGAGTTCTTCTCCCAAGGAGAGAATTTATTATGTGGTCAAAGGTTCAATTACCGTCAGCGGCCCTGATGAAAAACATGTCCTTAATGAGGGTGATCTCATTTATATCGCCCCCGGTGAAGAGCGTGACATGGTGATCAACGGCGGTAAACCGGCCGAAGTCCTGGTAACCATAGTCACCCCATAA
- a CDS encoding SDR family NAD(P)-dependent oxidoreductase gives MKDIFKLDGKVAIVTGGAGGIGKALALGLGIHGATVVVSSRNQEAIDKVAKKITEESGNEAIAIACDVTDESSVQNLADKVKEKYGRIDILVNAMGMNIKHDAFEYPVEDWQKLFKVNVEGTMIACKTMGKVMRDQKGGAIVNLSSVRGIRGYTGGNSGYCATKGAVELITKALALEWAPHGIRVNALGPALVITPGTAHIAKDPTLAAKYAAAVPMGRIGMPEDMVGAVIYLVSEAASFVSGQTIYVDGGLTAA, from the coding sequence ATGAAAGATATATTCAAACTTGACGGAAAAGTAGCGATTGTGACCGGTGGTGCCGGGGGAATCGGTAAGGCTCTGGCCCTTGGTCTCGGAATTCACGGGGCAACTGTTGTTGTTTCCAGCAGAAACCAGGAAGCGATTGATAAGGTGGCGAAAAAGATCACCGAAGAATCTGGCAACGAGGCTATTGCCATTGCCTGTGATGTGACCGATGAGTCCAGCGTGCAGAATCTGGCAGACAAGGTGAAGGAAAAATATGGCAGAATCGATATTCTTGTCAATGCCATGGGGATGAATATCAAACATGATGCATTTGAGTATCCGGTGGAAGACTGGCAGAAATTGTTCAAGGTTAATGTGGAAGGGACAATGATTGCCTGCAAAACCATGGGCAAGGTTATGCGTGATCAGAAAGGTGGGGCCATTGTAAACCTTTCCTCTGTTCGTGGCATCCGTGGCTATACCGGAGGAAACAGCGGCTACTGTGCCACCAAGGGTGCCGTAGAGCTGATCACCAAGGCGCTTGCCCTGGAGTGGGCACCCCATGGAATTCGGGTCAATGCCCTGGGACCTGCTCTGGTAATTACTCCCGGAACCGCACATATCGCAAAAGATCCGACTCTTGCCGCCAAGTATGCGGCAGCTGTGCCCATGGGGCGGATCGGTATGCCCGAAGATATGGTTGGAGCGGTTATCTACCTTGTTTCCGAGGCGGCCAGCTTTGTTTCCGGGCAGACTATTTATGTGGATGGTGGATTGACTGCAGCCTGA
- a CDS encoding acetate--CoA ligase family protein, with protein MTTARILSQAREEKRTVLTEIEAKQILAEAGINCTETVLATSREEAVSLCDRIGYPVVLKVSSVDISHKSDAGGVKVNLNSKEEVEKAFDDIMTSCRAYAPDADIEGVAVQSMAKPGTEIIMGMINDASFGPVVMFGLGGVLVEVLKDVSFRIVPIDKNDAIEMTTEIQGKKLLEGYRGQDPADVECLRDMLVKLSDFVDATPGIEEIDMNPVFAYKDGAVVVDARIILSS; from the coding sequence ATGACAACAGCTCGAATCTTGAGTCAGGCCAGGGAAGAGAAAAGGACGGTCCTTACCGAAATTGAGGCCAAGCAGATTCTCGCAGAAGCTGGAATAAACTGCACCGAAACGGTGTTGGCAACTTCACGGGAAGAGGCGGTGTCTCTCTGTGACCGAATTGGCTACCCGGTAGTCTTAAAAGTATCATCCGTTGATATCAGTCATAAGAGTGATGCCGGCGGTGTGAAGGTAAATCTCAACTCGAAAGAAGAGGTTGAGAAGGCCTTTGATGATATCATGACCTCCTGCAGAGCATATGCCCCGGATGCTGATATTGAAGGTGTTGCTGTGCAGTCCATGGCAAAACCGGGAACGGAAATAATTATGGGAATGATTAATGACGCCAGTTTTGGTCCCGTGGTGATGTTCGGTCTCGGGGGTGTGCTGGTTGAAGTATTGAAGGATGTGTCGTTCAGAATTGTTCCTATTGATAAAAATGATGCCATTGAAATGACTACCGAGATCCAGGGGAAGAAACTGCTGGAAGGGTACCGGGGACAGGATCCGGCCGATGTGGAATGTCTGCGTGATATGCTGGTGAAATTATCAGACTTTGTTGATGCGACTCCGGGAATTGAAGAAATCGATATGAATCCGGTCTTTGCCTATAAGGATGGGGCGGTGGTGGTTGATGCCAGGATAATCCTGTCGTCATGA
- a CDS encoding acetate--CoA ligase family protein encodes MMELFFKPKSVAVIGASGTPGKLGYVIVNNIKGSDFSGDVYPVNPKSDEILGYRVYKSVLEIPGEVDLVITALPTPKLTVMTMEACAEKGVKAVIIESAGFAEMGGDGKVYQEQIVEIAKKNNIRVMGPNCSGIVSRNIVTSIYPMTKKVPNGNVVLIGQSGLLAAGMASDIVENESLNIKQVCSIGNKCDVNENDLLEYFGAQDDVDVISMYLETISDGRNLTKIAKKVAAEKPVIFLSGGRTEAGAKAAMSHTGSIASNAKIVEAAVKQTGMIMADDFTELKDFAKVFSTQPLPKGNRIAVITLAGSVGVNVSDLCASHGLELPKLTEETTEKLKDMFDTPVSNPVDLYFSVTKIGFTKTLETTFPDAFRDDNIDAAVLILAGFEYTQEAVQKKIIQKIVQDVGKPVVVCMIVGYNKYKNVIMDEMGKELPVFPSLISGVKALSKLCEYGIRQQKQSA; translated from the coding sequence ATGATGGAATTATTTTTTAAACCGAAATCGGTGGCGGTAATTGGGGCCAGCGGTACTCCCGGAAAGCTTGGTTACGTCATTGTCAATAATATCAAGGGCAGTGACTTCAGTGGAGATGTTTATCCTGTCAATCCGAAATCCGACGAAATCCTGGGTTACAGGGTGTATAAATCTGTCCTGGAGATACCGGGAGAAGTGGATCTAGTCATTACTGCCCTGCCAACCCCGAAATTGACGGTTATGACCATGGAAGCCTGTGCGGAAAAAGGGGTGAAGGCCGTTATCATAGAATCTGCGGGTTTTGCCGAAATGGGTGGAGATGGTAAGGTGTATCAGGAACAGATAGTTGAGATTGCAAAGAAAAATAATATAAGGGTCATGGGGCCCAACTGTTCTGGCATTGTCTCGCGTAATATTGTCACCTCCATTTATCCCATGACGAAAAAAGTACCGAACGGCAATGTTGTGCTTATCGGTCAGTCTGGACTTCTGGCGGCAGGCATGGCATCGGATATCGTGGAGAACGAAAGCCTTAATATCAAACAGGTCTGTTCCATCGGCAATAAATGTGATGTTAATGAAAATGATCTGCTGGAATATTTTGGAGCGCAGGATGACGTGGATGTCATTTCCATGTATTTGGAGACTATCAGTGACGGGCGGAACCTGACAAAAATCGCCAAAAAGGTGGCGGCTGAAAAACCGGTTATCTTTCTCAGCGGCGGACGTACGGAAGCGGGTGCCAAAGCGGCCATGAGTCATACCGGCAGTATCGCCAGCAATGCCAAAATTGTCGAGGCGGCGGTCAAGCAGACCGGGATGATTATGGCTGATGATTTTACGGAGCTCAAGGATTTTGCCAAGGTTTTTTCAACTCAGCCACTGCCGAAAGGGAATCGTATTGCCGTAATTACCCTGGCGGGGAGTGTCGGTGTAAATGTCTCCGATCTTTGTGCAAGTCACGGTCTTGAACTGCCCAAACTGACGGAGGAAACAACGGAAAAACTCAAGGATATGTTTGATACACCGGTTTCCAATCCGGTGGATCTCTATTTCAGTGTCACCAAGATCGGGTTTACCAAAACCCTGGAAACAACCTTCCCCGATGCGTTCAGAGATGACAATATCGATGCGGCTGTTCTTATCCTGGCGGGATTTGAATATACCCAGGAAGCTGTACAGAAGAAGATCATTCAAAAAATTGTTCAGGATGTGGGTAAGCCGGTTGTTGTCTGTATGATTGTTGGCTACAACAAGTATAAAAATGTCATTATGGATGAGATGGGTAAGGAACTGCCTGTCTTCCCGTCGCTTATTTCAGGAGTGAAAGCCCTGAGCAAACTCTGTGAATACGGTATTCGCCAACAAAAACAATCTGCCTGA
- a CDS encoding enoyl-CoA hydratase/isomerase family protein: MTFENIILEKEENIAIITFNRPEAMNALNIQTRAEFATAVKDLEEDEAIKVLILTGSGKAFVAGSDIKEFHATTPYGAHNIVRLGSIVEKLGKPVIAAVNGFCLGGGCEIAMACDLIIASEKAKFGQPEINLGIIPGGGGTQRLQRLVGACRAKELIFTGDIIRADEADRIGLVNRVVPMDELMTVAKEIAAKIATKSSAALKLAKQAINKGMQMSLQDGLDYEYEMYALALSLEDKEEGVNAFLEKRKPKFVGR, from the coding sequence ATGACTTTTGAAAACATTATCCTGGAAAAGGAAGAAAATATTGCCATCATAACCTTTAACCGCCCCGAGGCTATGAATGCCCTCAATATTCAGACCCGGGCGGAGTTTGCGACAGCGGTGAAAGATTTGGAAGAGGATGAGGCGATCAAGGTGCTGATCCTGACCGGATCCGGCAAGGCCTTTGTGGCGGGATCTGATATCAAGGAGTTTCACGCGACCACCCCATACGGGGCGCATAATATTGTCCGTCTTGGTTCTATCGTGGAGAAGCTTGGCAAGCCGGTTATCGCCGCGGTCAACGGTTTCTGCCTGGGCGGTGGATGTGAAATCGCCATGGCCTGCGACCTGATCATTGCCTCGGAGAAGGCAAAATTCGGGCAGCCGGAAATTAATCTCGGCATCATTCCCGGAGGGGGCGGCACCCAGCGTCTGCAGCGTCTTGTGGGCGCCTGCAGGGCCAAGGAACTTATTTTCACGGGAGATATTATTCGGGCGGATGAGGCTGATCGGATCGGCCTGGTCAACCGGGTGGTTCCCATGGACGAGTTAATGACAGTGGCAAAGGAAATTGCGGCCAAAATTGCGACCAAGAGTTCTGCAGCACTGAAACTGGCCAAGCAGGCAATCAACAAGGGAATGCAGATGAGTCTGCAGGATGGACTTGATTACGAATATGAAATGTATGCCCTGGCACTCTCCCTGGAAGATAAGGAGGAGGGAGTCAACGCGTTTCTTGAGAAAAGAAAACCGAAATTTGTCGGTCGTTAG
- a CDS encoding Zn-ribbon domain-containing OB-fold protein, with the protein MENMANKVARIPNLVDWSTGEVRLMSAKCNSCGTYFFPKEHYQHRPGCSREGVEDVLLPTRGKLASYTIQYYPCPAPFKTEKKITPYGIGLVEFADEKIQITGIITETDLKTLKIGMEMETTLLEMYTNEEKQQVVTWAFKAV; encoded by the coding sequence ATGGAAAATATGGCAAACAAGGTAGCCCGGATACCCAACCTGGTGGACTGGTCCACCGGTGAAGTGAGATTGATGAGCGCAAAATGTAACAGCTGCGGGACATACTTTTTCCCGAAGGAGCATTACCAGCATCGCCCCGGTTGTTCAAGAGAAGGTGTGGAGGATGTACTTCTTCCCACAAGAGGAAAACTGGCCAGCTATACCATTCAATATTATCCCTGTCCGGCACCGTTTAAAACAGAGAAAAAGATCACCCCCTACGGTATCGGCCTGGTGGAATTTGCAGATGAGAAAATCCAGATTACAGGCATCATCACGGAAACTGACCTGAAGACGCTGAAAATCGGCATGGAAATGGAAACCACCCTGCTTGAGATGTACACCAATGAGGAAAAGCAGCAGGTTGTCACCTGGGCGTTCAAGGCCGTTTAA